ACTGGGGGTGCTGGAGGTGGACGGCTCCATCAGCGTGCTCAAGTACGACGACGTACGCCCCGAGGCCCAGCCGCACAAGCGCCTGCGCTTCCTGCAGAAGCACCAATAGGAAGCGCTAGCGCTTTTCCGTCAACACGAGCGGCTTGCGGTCGTAGAGCTCGATGTTGACGGTGAGGCCCCTGCGCTTGTCGAAGTCCGCTTTGGTGAAATTCGGCTGGGGCGTGGTCGCGTTCGGCGGGGGCGGCGGTGGAAAGCCTACCAGCAGCATTCCGTCCACCTGTCCGCCGGGCGGGATCTTCATCTCCGCGGCGAGCGGAGGCTTTTCATATTGTTTCAGTTCCGGGTAGGCCTGAAAGTATCGGTTGAAGTCCATGGGAGCCGCCGCATCGTCCGTCCAGTTGCCCTGGGCGGTGTCGATCGTGACCGAGGCGCTCTTGATCCACATCAGCCGCTCGCCAAGGTTGCTGATGTGCACCTGCACCACAACCAGCACACCCGCCTGACCCTTCTGGTCCACCGCGTACACGCCGGCGATGGTCCCCGAACCGCCCGGCTTGGGGCGACCGCCGAGCAGGATCGTGCCCAGCACGACGGCTACGATCGCCAGTCCGATGGCCACGGGCACGATCGGCGGCAGGGTCCACTTGGCGCTGTCAAACTCCTCGGTCATGGGTACGTGGCCGGCATCGGGCGGGGCTTTTGGAGTGGGCTTGGGCGCGTTCTCAGGCATGCGGCGCTCCTTCGTTCACTGTGATGCTCCGACCCGGCGCATCGGGTTTCCACGTTGCAACGCCGGAGGCCCAGCGCGAGTTCTTGCTACCAGGCATGCTTCATCGCCTTTGCGAACTTGTCAGGAGGCAGCGTGTTCAAGATGTCCTCCTTGGTCAGCCACGCACGACGCGCCTGCAATACGCCGTACTTGATTTTCTCCATGTGCGAGGTGTGGTGCGAGTCCGTGTTGATGACGATCTTCACCCCGCGCTCTTTCGCCATGCGCAGGTGGCGGTCGTTCAGGTCGAGCCGGTCGGGAAACGAATTCAATTCCATCGCGACCCTTTTCTTCGCGGCTGTCTTCAGCACGGCGTCGATATCGAACTCGTAGGCCTCGCGGCGCAGCAGCAGCCGCCCGGTCGGGTGGCCCAGCGCCGAGACGTTCTTGTTCTCGATCGCGCGCAGGATGCGCTCGGTCATCTTCGCCGGCTCCTGGCTGAAGTGCGAATGCACGCTGGCGATGACCAGGTCCATCTGCTCCAGGACAGAATCGGAGAGGTCGAGTTCGCCGTCCGCCAGGATATCCACCTCGATCCCGGCAAGGATCTTGATGCCCTCGAACTTCTTCGCCGCCTCGTGGATGCGCTTGATGTGCTTTTCCGCGCGCTTGTCGTCGAGCCCGTTGGTCATGGCCAGGTTCTTGGTGTGGTCGGTGATGGCCATGTACTTGTATCCGCGCTCCCGCGCCGCCTCGGCCATCTCCTCGATGGTGTTACGGCCGTCGGTCTCCACGGTGTGCATGTGCACGTCGCCACGCAGGTCCTCGATCGTGACCAGGTCCGGGATATCATGCTCTTCCGCCGCCTCGATCTCCCCGCTGTCTTCCCTGAGTTCCGGAGGGATGTAGTCGAGTCCCAGCTTGGCGTAGATCTCCTCTTCGGTCTTGCTGGCGACGGGTTTCTCGGTCTTCAGGCGCGCCAGGCTGTACTCATTCAGCGTGTAGCCCAGCTTGAGCGCGCGCTGGCGCAGGGCCACGTTGTGGTTCTTCGAGCCGGTGAAGTACAGCAGGGCCGCGCCGAACGACGCGGGGGCCAGGATGCGCACATCCACCTGCATTCCGGTGCGCAGCTTGAAGCTGACCTTGTTTTCGCCCTTGGCCAGCACTTCCATGATCCCCGGCAATTCAAGGATCTTGGCGATGACGGCGTCGCGCTGTTTCTCGTTCTCGCCGCACTTGCCGGTGACCAGGACGTCGAGGTCGCCGACCGTCTCGCGCCCCCGCCGCAGCGATCCCGCGGGCGTCACCTTGTCCACGCCCGGCATCCCCTTGAGCTGCGCCACCAGCTTCTGCGCAACCTCGTCCGCCACGTCGATATGGAACCGGCCCGAGACCTTCCGGTACTGCTCGATGGCGCGCAGGATCTTCTGCTCGATCTTCTCGCTCAGGCGTGGCAGGCCGCGCAGCTTGCCTTCTTTCGCCAGCTTCTCTACCCCCGCCACATCGCACACCTGGAACGCATCCCAAATGAGCGCAATCGTCTTCGGCCCCAGCCCCGAGATCTTCAGCAGCTCCAGCATGCTCGGGTGGTACTTCTCCAATAACTCCTGGTGCAGCTTGAGCTTGCCCTGGTTCGAGAAGATCTCCTGGATGTTCGCCACCATGCCTTTGCCGATTCCCGGGATCTCCAACAACTTCTTCGGCTCCTGCCAGATCTCCGAGACCTGCTGTGGCAGGCCTTCGATGGCCTCGGCCGCGCGCCGGTACGAGCGGATGCGGAACGGGTCGTCGTTCGCGACCTCCATCAGGTCCGCGGCTTCGGAGAGGATGTTGGCGATGTACTTGTTATCGAATGTCGGCATCTGCGATTGGAATTCTATACCGGCGCCTTCTGGGCCCACGACCGTCTAGCAGAAAGCCCGGCGTCGCCGCCGGGGCTTAGGAGTGCAGAAGGTGACTTTCGAATCGCTCGCCTAGGGACGGGAGCGGCGGCGTGTGCGCCATCCCCGCTCTAGCCATAACAGCCCTACGATCGTCTTTCCGTCACAAATCTTGCCCGACGCGATCATCCCCAACGCCTGGCGGAGAGGGAAGAAGCGCTTTTGGATGACTTCGTCTTCCTCGGGCTGCGCTTTACCCGGGGTCAGACCGCTGGCCTCGTAGATCGCCATGGTCTCGTCCATGAACCCGGGCGATGAGTAGTAAGTGAACAGGTGCTTCCAATGCTTCGCGATGAATCCGGTTTCTTCCAGGAGTTCCCGCTTGGCGGCCGCGAGTTCACTTTCGCCGGCGTCGATGCGCCCCGCCGACAGCTCCCACAGGCGGTCGTTCGCCGGATAACGATACTGGCGGAGCAGCAGCACCCGCGGCTCTTTCCTGGTGTCGTCCACCACCAGCACGACGATCGATCCGGGGTGGCGTACCGCGTCGCGCCGCGCGCGTACCCCGCTTGGCTCCACCACCTCGTCCACGGTCACGGAGAACACCGGCCCGTGGAACACCGTCTTCGACGAGATTACCCGGACCTTTGCAGGACTCTTCTTCGTTGCCATCCGATCAATATATTGGATGGTGTCATCCTGAGCGAGCGCGGCTGGGTTTGCGACGCGAGTCGAAGGACCCCTACCGCTGCCGAGGACCGACTGATATCCTCCCCGCGTGGCGAAGCCCACCATCGCGCTCGTCGGCGCCGGCAACCTTGCCCGGGCTCTTGCTCGCGCGCTCCAAGGCGCAGGGTATCGCGTGACGACAGTCGTGGCGCGCAACCGCGCAGAGTCGCGCCGCCGGGCCCGTGTCCTGGCGCGGCAAGTCCAGGCCCGCGTTCTCAGCCGCCAAGACGCGATCCCGGGCGACATTCTCTGGATCTGCGTGACGGATGACGCGATCGCCTCGACCGCGGCGGAACTGGCCGCGAAATGGAACGGGCGAATCGCGCTGCACTCCAGCGGCGCCCTTACCAGCGACCTGCTGACGCCACTCCGCCGGCGCGGTGCTGCCGTCGCGTCGCTGCATCCCATGATGACGTTTGTCGGCCGCTCCAGCCCCTCGCTGTCGGGGATCTCGTTCGCGGTCGAGGGCGACCCGGCTGCGGTGCGCGTAGCCCGACGGATCGCGCGCGACCTCGGCGGTTCGGTGTTCGATATCGCGAAAGAAGGGAAGACCCTTTATCACGCCATGGGGTCGTTCTCCTCGCCCCTGCTGATCGCCTCGCTGGCGATGGCCGAGCAGGTCGGGCAGGCAGCTGGCCTTCCGCGCAGGTCCATCCCCAGGATCATGCAACCGCTCCTGCGCCAGACGCTTGAGAATTACTTCCGGGGCGGGGCGGCTCGTGCTTTTTCCGGTCCCATCGTGCGCGCCGACGTGGAGACCGTTCGCCGCCACCTTCGCGCGCTGAAGAAGGTGCCGGGCGCGCGCGACATCTACCTTGCCCTGGCGCGCTCCGCGCTCGACACTCTCCCGGTCCGCAACCGCTCCGCCCTTCGCAAGATCCTGAAATGATCTTTGCTGTTGCGCAAAAGAAAAAGCGCTCGATTCAGAGCGCCTTTGCTGACCAGCGACGACCGCCGACGGGCGACTACCGGGCCGTGAACAGATGCCCCATCTTCTTCCTCTTGGTTTCGAGGTACTTCTTGGCGTGCGGCTGCGCCTCGACCTCGCAGGGGACCCGCTCGATGATCTTGATCCCCGCCTTCTCCACGGCCTTCACTTTGTCGGGGTTATTGGAGAGCAGCCGGATCTCCTTCAGCCCGAGCGCTTTCAAGACCTCGCCCGGCAAGGTGAATTCCCGCAGGTCGGACTTGAAGCCCAGCTTCTCGTTGGCCTCGACCGTGTCCATGCCCTGGTCCTGGAGCGCGTAGGCCTGCAACTTCGCCATCAGCCCGATGCCGCGGCCTTCCTGCTGCTCGTACACGAGCACCCCGCTCCCGGCCTTGGCGATCATTTCCAGAGAAAGCTCCAGTTGCTGCCGGCAGTCGCAGCGCAGCGAGCCGAAGACGTCTCCGGTAAGGCACTGGGAATGGATCCGCACCAGTGGCGCCTTCTTGTGGATATCGCCCAGGACCAGCGCCACCGCGGTCTCGGTGCGGCGGTCCATCAGCCCCTGCCCCTCGAAGCCCATGATGCGGAAGTGCCCCCACCGCGTGGGGAAATCGGCCTCGGCCACCTTTTTCAGCTCGTAAGAAGCCACGCATTCATTATATCGGCAGGGATGCGTCGCCGTGTGACGCAGGTCACAGCAGTTCGCGCCGCGGCACGCTCCCCGTGCTAGATTTATGCCTTCGTGGATCCGCGCCTTATCTCCGTTTCGCTGCTGGTTCGCCTCGGGGTGGCGGCCGCCGTGGCCAGCGCCCTGTCCCGCTCCCGCTACTTCAAGTCGCTGCTCTACCGCGAGGAGCGCAACGCCACCCAGGCCATCCACCTGGCGCTGTTCATCGCCGTCCCCTTCGCTCTGGGCGTGGTGGTGCGCATGAGCGTGCGCAATTTCATCGCCGCCGACTTGGCCCTGGAGAGCGCGGTCCTGATCGGAGTGATCGGAGGGCGGGGCGCCGGCGTGGTCGGTGGCATCCTGCTCTCCCTGCCTTCGATGTTGCAGGGTGAGTTCGCCAGCATGCCTTTTTACATGGTCGCCGGGTACTTTGCGGGCGTACTGCGCCGCCTCACGGCCAACAAGGAAGACATCTGGTCGTTCACTCCCTTCATGGATCTGAGCATCTATCGCTGGATCCGCCGCAACGTCCATCATCTGCGGCTGGACTGGCAGATCTCGTTCTTTCTCTATATCGTCCTGTTGCATTTCCTGCGCGTGGAACTGGGCCGCGCCTTTCACGGACGGCTGTTCTATATCCCGCCCACCGGCTGGCTGAGCGCCCTGGGCCTGTACGCGGTCACCGTGGCGTCGGTCGCCATCCCGCTGAAGATCTGGAACAACACGCGCATCGAGAAGAAGCTGGAGGACCAGGAGCTCCTGCTGCTGCAGGCGCGCATGGAGGCCCTGCAGAGCCAGATCAACCCGCACTTCCTCTTCAACACGCTGAACTCGGTCGCCTCGCTGGTGCGCTTCGATCCCGAGATGGCGCGCGTGCTCATCGTGAAGCTGGCCAACATCCTGCGCCGCATCCTGCGCAAGGCCGACTCGTTCGTCCAGCTCCGCGACGAGATGGAGTTCATCGACGACTACCTCGACATCGAGGTGGTGCGATTCGGGCGAGACAAGCTGCGCGTCATCAAGGAGCTGCAGCCGGATACGCTCGATTTTGCCGTTCCCAGCATGCTGCTCCAGCCGCTGGTGGAGAATTCCATCAAGCACGGCCTCTCGCCCAAGATCGAGGGCGGGAGCATCACTCTGCGCAGCCGCGTGGCCGAAGGCCAACTCGTGATCCAAGTGGAGGACGATGGGGTCGGCATCAGCGAAGAAGCGACGGACCTCGGGGTAGCGGGCAGCGGCATCGGCATGGCCAATGTCGCCGAGCGCCTGAAGGTCCTGTATGGCGAGAATGCGAAGATGACGGTGCAGAGCCGCAATGGCGAGGGCACGCTGATCACCCTCACCCTGCCGATCCTGCAGTCGGTGGACACCGACGACACTACCCGCCGGCTTTACGAGGAGCGCGCCAGCACGCGCTCGTAGAACTGCTCGTATTGCGGAATGATCTTGGTGGAGCAGAAGCGCGACTGCGCCGCGCTGCGCGCCCGCTGGCCCATCTCCGTGAGCTTCTTCTCGTCCGACAGCAATTCGACCGCCCAGCGCGCCATGGTGTCCACGTCGCCGACCTCACCGAGGAAGCCGGTGCGCTCATGCTCGATGACCTCGGGCACGCCGCCGACGCGGGTGGCGATCGCAGGCACTTCCGACGCCATCGCCTCCAGCGCCGCCAGCCCGAAGGACTCGAGCTGGCTGGGCAGCAGCATCAGGTCCGAGATGGCCAGCTTCTCGTGCACCCGGTCCTGCTTGCCCAGGAAGAAGACACGCTCCTGGATGCCCTTGCGCCGCACCAGCCACTCCGCGGCCGCGCGGTCTGGGCCATCGCCCATCAGCAGCAACTTGGACGGAACCTGCTTCTGGACGCGGTCGAAGATCTCGATGACGTCCAGCAGCCGCTTCACCGGCCGGAAATTCGACAGGTGGACCAGGAGGCGCTCCTGCGGGTCGGCGAACTGCGCCCGCCGCTGCCCCGCGCCCGGGTCGCGCCGGTAGATGTCGCAGTTCACGAAGTTATAGATCACTTCGATCGTGTTCTCGATCTCGAACACCTGCTGCGTCTTCTCCCGCAGGTACTTTGAGATCGCGGTCACGCCGTCACTCTTCTCGATGGAATACTTGGTGATGGGCAGGTAGGACCGGTCCACGCCGACCAGCGTGATGTCCGTACCGTGCAAGGTGGTGACGAAGGGAAGCTTGCGGCCGCGCGATTCCAGCATCTGCCGGGCCAGCAGCGCGCTCACCGAGTGCGGGATGGCGTAATGCACGTGCAAAAGGTCGAGATCGTACATCTCCGCCACCTCGCCCATGCGCGTCGCCAGCGCCAGGTCGTAGGGCGGGTACTCGAACAGCGGGTACATCGACACGTCCACCTGGTGAAAATGGATGTTCTCCATCTCCACTTGCAGGCGGAAGGGCTGGGAGTAGGTGATGAAGTGCACTTCGTGCCCGCGCTGGGCCAGTTCCATGCCCAGCTCGGTGGCCACCACGCCACTGCCGCCGTAGGTCGGATAACACGTGATCCCGATCTTCACTTGGGCGTCATCCTGAGCGAGCGCCGTATCTTTTGCGGCGCGAGTCGAAGGACCTCTACCTCAACATCATGGACGTTATTGGATGGCGTTCGTTGGGGCGGGATTCACGAATCCGCCATCGCGACTCGGCCGGCGTTGAGCACCGGCCTGCGGACGCCCCGAGTGTACCAGTCCGCCCCCTGCTGGCCGCGAGTGGCCGAGTGTTTGACCGCTCTGGATACGCCCGCGTATACTTTTTGTGGAGCGAGAGTCCTGACTCGGATGAGAGGCTTTCTCCGGGCGGTTAGCTCAGCTGGTTAGAGCGCCTGCCTTACAAGCAGGAGGCCGAAGGTTCGAGTCCTTCACTGCCCACCAGTTTTTGCTCTCACCGCATATCGCGGGGACGTAGTTCAGTTGGTTAGAACGCTGCCCTGTCACGGCAGAGGTCGCGGGTTCGAGTCCCGTCGTCCCCGCCATTCATTTCTGGCTCAGAAGCGAAGCTTCATTCTCCCGCACATCGGTGCCGCTCATACATCACTGACCCGAAGCCGTCTGCCGTGGTAGCAAGGACTGGCAGAGGGGAGTCTGATGCCCTCGATCGTTTCAGCCAACGAAATCGCCGTAGAGCAGTCGGACGTGCTGCCGGCCGACCGGTTCGCGGACGTGTCGTTCGACCGGCGCACGTTTCTGAAAGCGGCCGCGGCGCCGTGCATGATCGCGCTGGTAGGAGCCGCACTGCGCGAGCGATCGTTCGCGCTCCCCACCCCGGCTGCCGGGGAGGACGACCGCTTCGTGCGCGAGGCGCGTTTCTACGAAAAGCTTCCGGGAAACCTGGTGCGTTGCAAACTGTGCCCGCGGCAGTGCGAGGTCCCTGAAGGCGAGCGTGGATACTGCCGCGTGCGCGAGAACCGCAAAGGCAAGTACTTCACGCTGGTCCACTCGCGGGTG
This genomic stretch from Terriglobia bacterium harbors:
- the polX gene encoding DNA polymerase/3'-5' exonuclease PolX, translated to MPTFDNKYIANILSEAADLMEVANDDPFRIRSYRRAAEAIEGLPQQVSEIWQEPKKLLEIPGIGKGMVANIQEIFSNQGKLKLHQELLEKYHPSMLELLKISGLGPKTIALIWDAFQVCDVAGVEKLAKEGKLRGLPRLSEKIEQKILRAIEQYRKVSGRFHIDVADEVAQKLVAQLKGMPGVDKVTPAGSLRRGRETVGDLDVLVTGKCGENEKQRDAVIAKILELPGIMEVLAKGENKVSFKLRTGMQVDVRILAPASFGAALLYFTGSKNHNVALRQRALKLGYTLNEYSLARLKTEKPVASKTEEEIYAKLGLDYIPPELREDSGEIEAAEEHDIPDLVTIEDLRGDVHMHTVETDGRNTIEEMAEAARERGYKYMAITDHTKNLAMTNGLDDKRAEKHIKRIHEAAKKFEGIKILAGIEVDILADGELDLSDSVLEQMDLVIASVHSHFSQEPAKMTERILRAIENKNVSALGHPTGRLLLRREAYEFDIDAVLKTAAKKRVAMELNSFPDRLDLNDRHLRMAKERGVKIVINTDSHHTSHMEKIKYGVLQARRAWLTKEDILNTLPPDKFAKAMKHAW
- a CDS encoding NUDIX hydrolase → MATKKSPAKVRVISSKTVFHGPVFSVTVDEVVEPSGVRARRDAVRHPGSIVVLVVDDTRKEPRVLLLRQYRYPANDRLWELSAGRIDAGESELAAAKRELLEETGFIAKHWKHLFTYYSSPGFMDETMAIYEASGLTPGKAQPEEDEVIQKRFFPLRQALGMIASGKICDGKTIVGLLWLERGWRTRRRSRP
- a CDS encoding DUF2520 domain-containing protein, producing the protein MAKPTIALVGAGNLARALARALQGAGYRVTTVVARNRAESRRRARVLARQVQARVLSRQDAIPGDILWICVTDDAIASTAAELAAKWNGRIALHSSGALTSDLLTPLRRRGAAVASLHPMMTFVGRSSPSLSGISFAVEGDPAAVRVARRIARDLGGSVFDIAKEGKTLYHAMGSFSSPLLIASLAMAEQVGQAAGLPRRSIPRIMQPLLRQTLENYFRGGAARAFSGPIVRADVETVRRHLRALKKVPGARDIYLALARSALDTLPVRNRSALRKILK
- the ribA gene encoding GTP cyclohydrolase II, whose protein sequence is MASYELKKVAEADFPTRWGHFRIMGFEGQGLMDRRTETAVALVLGDIHKKAPLVRIHSQCLTGDVFGSLRCDCRQQLELSLEMIAKAGSGVLVYEQQEGRGIGLMAKLQAYALQDQGMDTVEANEKLGFKSDLREFTLPGEVLKALGLKEIRLLSNNPDKVKAVEKAGIKIIERVPCEVEAQPHAKKYLETKRKKMGHLFTAR
- a CDS encoding histidine kinase; its protein translation is MDPRLISVSLLVRLGVAAAVASALSRSRYFKSLLYREERNATQAIHLALFIAVPFALGVVVRMSVRNFIAADLALESAVLIGVIGGRGAGVVGGILLSLPSMLQGEFASMPFYMVAGYFAGVLRRLTANKEDIWSFTPFMDLSIYRWIRRNVHHLRLDWQISFFLYIVLLHFLRVELGRAFHGRLFYIPPTGWLSALGLYAVTVASVAIPLKIWNNTRIEKKLEDQELLLLQARMEALQSQINPHFLFNTLNSVASLVRFDPEMARVLIVKLANILRRILRKADSFVQLRDEMEFIDDYLDIEVVRFGRDKLRVIKELQPDTLDFAVPSMLLQPLVENSIKHGLSPKIEGGSITLRSRVAEGQLVIQVEDDGVGISEEATDLGVAGSGIGMANVAERLKVLYGENAKMTVQSRNGEGTLITLTLPILQSVDTDDTTRRLYEERASTRS
- the bshA gene encoding N-acetyl-alpha-D-glucosaminyl L-malate synthase BshA produces the protein MKIGITCYPTYGGSGVVATELGMELAQRGHEVHFITYSQPFRLQVEMENIHFHQVDVSMYPLFEYPPYDLALATRMGEVAEMYDLDLLHVHYAIPHSVSALLARQMLESRGRKLPFVTTLHGTDITLVGVDRSYLPITKYSIEKSDGVTAISKYLREKTQQVFEIENTIEVIYNFVNCDIYRRDPGAGQRRAQFADPQERLLVHLSNFRPVKRLLDVIEIFDRVQKQVPSKLLLMGDGPDRAAAEWLVRRKGIQERVFFLGKQDRVHEKLAISDLMLLPSQLESFGLAALEAMASEVPAIATRVGGVPEVIEHERTGFLGEVGDVDTMARWAVELLSDEKKLTEMGQRARSAAQSRFCSTKIIPQYEQFYERVLARSS